CCGACAGGCCGAGCGCCACCAGCGGTGCGAAACCTGCTCCGACCAGCCATGACAGGTCGGAGGTCAGGGCGGCGCCGGTATAGCGATACTTGGCAGGGAAGTTGGCGGTGACCGCGCCGGCTGCCTGGCCGTAGGACAGGCCCAGCAAGCTGAAGCCCAGCAGGATGAAGATATTCTGGCCAAGCTCGCCGCCGTTCATCAGTGTCGGCACGAAGGCGCTGAGTATCGCGATCAGTATCGCGCAGCTGCCGAGCGTGGTGCGGCGCCCGAAACGGTCCGCAATCAGGCCCGAAGCCACCACGCCCACCGCCATCAGGGCGGCGCCGATGACCTGGATGATGAGGAAGTCGTGCACCGAGCGCATCGAATACAGGCTGATCCATGACAGCGGGAACACCGTCACCAGGTGGAACAACGCATAGCTTGCCAGGGCGGCCAGGGCGCCGATCAGCAGGTTACGGCCTTGCGAACGCGTCATTTCGATGACCTTGGTCGGCTCCAGCTCGCGCTCATCCAGCAGGCGCGCATATTCCGGCGTCGACACCAGGCGCAGGCGAGCGAACAGCGCTACCACGTTGATGGCGAAGGCCACGTAAAACGGATAGCGCCAGCCCCAGTCGAGGAAGTCTTCTGTGGTCAGGTTGGAGAGCAGGTAGGCGAACAGGGCGCCGGCGATCATGAAGCCTACCGGCGCGCCCAGCTGGCCCAACATGGCGTAC
The sequence above is a segment of the Collimonas sp. PA-H2 genome. Coding sequences within it:
- a CDS encoding MFS transporter gives rise to the protein MTSTHSHNGDLSANLSSAQDVRSAKSDHPEVAPGEIAIGVVIGRASEYFDFFVYAMASVLVFPAVFFPFEQQLEGTLYAFVIFSFAFLARPFGTVLFMTIQRRFGREVKLTAALFILGISTAGMAFLPTFEHLGFASIVLLSLLRIGQGIALGGSWDGLPSLLALNAPQNKRGWYAMLGQLGAPVGFMIAGALFAYLLSNLTTEDFLDWGWRYPFYVAFAINVVALFARLRLVSTPEYARLLDERELEPTKVIEMTRSQGRNLLIGALAALASYALFHLVTVFPLSWISLYSMRSVHDFLIIQVIGAALMAVGVVASGLIADRFGRRTTLGSCAILIAILSAFVPTLMNGGELGQNIFILLGFSLLGLSYGQAAGAVTANFPAKYRYTGAALTSDLSWLVGAGFAPLVALGLSAHFGLAYVSFYLLSGAACSLAALSLNRALEIRD